From the genome of Pseudomonas mohnii:
CCGCTCGGATGCACGTTTGCCTTTCCCTGTAGGAGCGAGCCTGAACTGGCCTGATTATTCCGGGCACCTCTCAATGCCAACACGACCTTGGGGGCCGCTTCGCAGCCCAGCGGGACAAGCCCCCTCGCCACAGGGGATCGCATACCCCGGTTTTGTGGCGTGTCAGTGACACTGGCACAGATACACAAACACTTGGCAGGCAGGGCAATTCCCGGGGTTGCCGGGCGAGGCACTATTCAATCGTCAGAATCTGCCCACTCACCCGCGATCCGCGTTACCAACAATTCAGGAAGTTCCCCTTATGCGAACAAACAGGATCTCCGTACAGTCAGCGCTAGGCCTGAGCCTGCTTGTACTCGGTTTGAACAGTGCCCGTGCGGACCTGCCCGCCGACACGATCGGCCAGACCGTGTTGCCGTTCCCCGCCGAAGCACACCGGGCGTTCGTCGTCGATGTCGAGTTCGACAGCTTTGTCGCCGGCCGTGTCACCGTGGTCGACCCGGACCAGAAGCGCATACTGGGCATGGTGCCGACCGGTTTCGCCGCGCCTTCGGCCCTGAGCCATGACGGCAAGCTGATCTACAGCGCCGACATTTGGTACTCCCGTGGCACCCGGGGCACCCGCACCGATGTGCTGACCGCGTGGGACAGCTCGACCCTGTCGCCCGCCTGGGAGGTGCTGATTCCGAACAAGCGGGCCGAGTCGCTGACCCAGCGCTACGGCCTGAAGACCAGCGGCGATGACCGTTTTGTCTACGTCTACAACTTCACCCCGTCGACCTCGGTGACCGTGGTCGACACCCAGACCAAGGCCGTTGCCACGGAAATCGCGATTCCGGGTTGCGTGCTCAACTACCCGGTTGGCAAACGCCGTTTCGCCTCGCTGTGCGGCGACGGCAGCCTGCAGGTGGTGACCCTCAACGACCAGGGCCAGGAAACCGCGCGCAACCGCACGCCGTTCTTCGACCCCAACGCGGAAAAACTGGTGGAGCGTGCGGTCAACGTCGGCGACACCTATTACTTCACCACCACCACCGGCACTGTGCGCGCAGTGGATTTCTCCGGCGATACGCCGAAGATCCTGCCGAGCTGGTCGCTGGTCACCGAGGCCGAGAAGAAGGCCGGTTGGGCGCCGGGCGGCTGGCAGCTGATGGCGGTCGCGCCGAAGCTGAACCGTTTGTACGTGCTGATGCATGACGCGCACGAACCGATGAAGTGGGAAGACCCGAGCACCTTCATCTGGGCCTACGACCTCAAGACCCAGAAGAAGATCGCGACCCTGGAAGCACCGGCACCGGTGTGGAGCATGCAGGCCACCGGCGACGACAAGCCGCTGCTACTGGGCACCGACGTTGAAGGCGGCTTGCAGATTTTCGATCTCAAGACCAACCAGCACACCGGCAGCATGGCAAAAGTCGCAAAAACCGCGACTCAGGTCATGAGCTACTAAGAGGTTCGGCCATGCACTCAGATCCGATCTTCATCATTGCCAGCGCCATCGCCATCGCGGTGTTGCTGGCCAGTGCCGCGACCCACAAGGTACGAGCGCCCGCGCGCTTCGCCAGGCAGTTGGCCGACTACCAACTGCTGCCCGACTCGCTGGTGCGCCCGGTCGCCCGGTTGGTCCCGCTGCTGGAACTGGCCATCGCCTTCGCGCTGCTGGTGCCGGTCAGCCGTGGCTGGGCCGCGTTGAGCGCTGCCAGTCTGTTGGCACTGTATGCCGCAGCCATTGGCATCAACCTGTGGCGCGGCCGTCGCGACATCGACTGTGGCTGTGCCGGCCCGGACCAGGCGCAGCCGCTGCGCCCGGTCCTGCTGCTGCGCAACAGCGTGCTGGTGGTGCTGGCGCTGCTGGCCAGCGTCGCGCCGATTGCCCGCGACATGACGGTATTCGATGGCTTTGTAACGGTTGCCGCGGCAGCGGTCGCGTTGCTCATCTACGCCGCAGCCGATGGCTTGCTGGCGAACTCCCCTCTTCTGCTCAAATTGATTGGTAGGTGATCCAATGGAAGGCTTGATTGTTTCCAACGTTCTGCTCTGGGTTCTGCTGGTGGCCGTGGCGTTCGTCGTCATGGGCCTGGTCCGTCAGATTGGCGTGCTGCACGGCCGCCTGGCCCCGGCTGGCGCACTGATGGTCGACAAAGGCGTGGCCGTCAACGAAGCCGCGCCGCAAGTGACCGCCACCGACCGTAAAGGTCGCCCGGTGAACTTCGGCTACGCCGGTGAAAAATCGCAACTGCTGTTCTTCCTCTCGCCGACCTGCCCGATCTGCAAGTCACTGCTGCCGGCGATCAAATCCATTGCCAGGGAACAGGCTGATCGCCTCGACGTGGTGTTCATCAGCGATGGCGACATGGACGCCCAGCAAGCGCTGATCCGCGAACACAAACTCGAAGACGCCACCTACGTGGTCGGCCCGGAAGTCGGCATGACTTACCAGATCGGCAAGCTGCCGTACGCCGCGCTGATCGACAAGGCCGGCACCCTGCGCGCCAAGGGCCTGGTCAATTCCCGCGAGCACCTGGACAGCCTGTTCGAAGTGGAACACTTGAAGCACGCCACGCTGCAGCAGTACCTCAACGCTCAGCCTCACACCCACGATCACGACCACAGCCACGGCCATAGCCACTGATAAGGCAGGGAGACGTTTATGAAACTGCTGGATCTGTTGTTCGAGCGCTCGACTCGCCGTGTCGCCGACACCACCTCGCGCCGCAAATTGCTGTCGCGCATGGGCTCGCTGATGGTGGCCGGTGCCGCCCTGCCCCTGCTGCTGCCACTGGATCGCACCAGCAAGGCACTGGCCGCCACCGATCCGAAAGCCGGCGACCCCGGTGATCCGAACAGCTGCGACTACTGGCGCTACTGCTCCATCGACGGCTTTCTGTGCAGCTGCTGCGGTGGTTCGGTGACCTCCTGCCCACCGGGCACCGAAGCCTCGCAAGTGACCTGGATCGGCACCTGCCGCAACCCGGCCGACGGCAAGGACTACATCATTTCGTACAACGACTGCTGCGGTAAGCAAAGCTGTGCCCAGTGCGCCTGTACCCGTAACGACAGTGAAGAACCGGCCTACCGCCCGTTCAACAACAACGATGTGAACTGGTGCCTGGCCGCCAAATCGCACATCTACCACTGCACCGTTTCGATCATCCGCGGCGTGGCGGTTTAACACGCGCGTTACCGCCGGTTGCCTGGGCAATCGGCGGTTTTTTCACGATCGTGTTCCAGGCCAAAAAACAAGAGAGGCCCCTCAATGCGCAAGTTGCTACTCCTCGGTCTCGTCTGCACCCTGAGCGCCCCACTCGCTCATGCCCGCGCCATTCCCAACCCGGCGCAACGTCACGCACCGGGCAACGAAGAACAGCAAAAGCCCATCGCCGAGGCCGGTTACAGCGTTGGCGTCAATTACCAGTTGCAATGCGCCGGCTGCCACCTGGGCAACGGCATGGGATCGGCGGCCAACGACACGCCCCGGATGACGGGGTTTGTCGGC
Proteins encoded in this window:
- a CDS encoding amine dehydrogenase large subunit; the encoded protein is MRTNRISVQSALGLSLLVLGLNSARADLPADTIGQTVLPFPAEAHRAFVVDVEFDSFVAGRVTVVDPDQKRILGMVPTGFAAPSALSHDGKLIYSADIWYSRGTRGTRTDVLTAWDSSTLSPAWEVLIPNKRAESLTQRYGLKTSGDDRFVYVYNFTPSTSVTVVDTQTKAVATEIAIPGCVLNYPVGKRRFASLCGDGSLQVVTLNDQGQETARNRTPFFDPNAEKLVERAVNVGDTYYFTTTTGTVRAVDFSGDTPKILPSWSLVTEAEKKAGWAPGGWQLMAVAPKLNRLYVLMHDAHEPMKWEDPSTFIWAYDLKTQKKIATLEAPAPVWSMQATGDDKPLLLGTDVEGGLQIFDLKTNQHTGSMAKVAKTATQVMSY
- a CDS encoding MauE/DoxX family redox-associated membrane protein; its protein translation is MHSDPIFIIASAIAIAVLLASAATHKVRAPARFARQLADYQLLPDSLVRPVARLVPLLELAIAFALLVPVSRGWAALSAASLLALYAAAIGINLWRGRRDIDCGCAGPDQAQPLRPVLLLRNSVLVVLALLASVAPIARDMTVFDGFVTVAAAAVALLIYAAADGLLANSPLLLKLIGR
- the mauD gene encoding methylamine dehydrogenase accessory protein MauD, whose protein sequence is MEGLIVSNVLLWVLLVAVAFVVMGLVRQIGVLHGRLAPAGALMVDKGVAVNEAAPQVTATDRKGRPVNFGYAGEKSQLLFFLSPTCPICKSLLPAIKSIAREQADRLDVVFISDGDMDAQQALIREHKLEDATYVVGPEVGMTYQIGKLPYAALIDKAGTLRAKGLVNSREHLDSLFEVEHLKHATLQQYLNAQPHTHDHDHSHGHSH
- a CDS encoding methylamine dehydrogenase light chain; amino-acid sequence: MKLLDLLFERSTRRVADTTSRRKLLSRMGSLMVAGAALPLLLPLDRTSKALAATDPKAGDPGDPNSCDYWRYCSIDGFLCSCCGGSVTSCPPGTEASQVTWIGTCRNPADGKDYIISYNDCCGKQSCAQCACTRNDSEEPAYRPFNNNDVNWCLAAKSHIYHCTVSIIRGVAV